From Calothrix sp. PCC 6303, a single genomic window includes:
- a CDS encoding 16S rRNA (uracil(1498)-N(3))-methyltransferase — translation MSQIQRITISVNQIQDEQILLTSEQQHYLLRVLRLGNGEKFLAMDGKGMCWLVKLVGEQGKILEVVKGDTELPIAVTLILALPKGNNFDDVVRYCTELGVAKIIPVLSDRTLLQPSMQKLERWRKISQEAAEQSERMIVPIIGEPVKFTESWKLLTTEDKFICEGRGDYPHLLNSWENSSGNDLAIAIGPEGGWTDTELQLAVAAGFKPVSIGKQIFRAVTAPIVTLSMISGQLNR, via the coding sequence ATGTCTCAAATTCAACGCATTACCATTTCTGTAAATCAAATCCAGGATGAACAAATTTTACTCACTTCAGAACAGCAACATTACTTACTGCGGGTGTTGCGATTGGGGAATGGGGAGAAATTTTTGGCGATGGATGGTAAGGGCATGTGTTGGTTGGTGAAACTCGTGGGGGAACAAGGAAAGATTTTAGAAGTTGTGAAGGGAGATACAGAGTTACCAATTGCGGTGACTTTGATTTTGGCTTTGCCCAAGGGCAATAATTTTGATGATGTGGTTCGCTATTGTACGGAATTGGGAGTTGCTAAAATCATACCAGTTTTAAGCGATCGCACTCTGCTTCAACCCAGTATGCAAAAATTAGAACGTTGGCGGAAAATCTCTCAGGAAGCGGCTGAACAGTCAGAAAGGATGATTGTCCCGATAATTGGTGAACCTGTTAAATTTACTGAGAGTTGGAAATTATTAACTACAGAAGATAAATTTATCTGTGAAGGGCGCGGCGACTATCCCCATTTACTCAATAGCTGGGAAAATAGTAGCGGAAATGATTTAGCGATCGCTATTGGACCAGAAGGCGGATGGACGGATACAGAATTACAATTAGCCGTTGCTGCTGGATTTAAACCTGTTTCTATTGGAAAGCAAATTTTTCGGGCTGTGACAGCACCAATTGTGACATTATCAATGATTAGCGGACAACTTAATCGGTGA
- a CDS encoding M50 family metallopeptidase, producing MSEPGKAFNSGTTQASVTVERMGLTWLVGAAVATAVLWQIPGGDYILYPFTILATWFHEMAHGLMAVLLGGRFQELQIFSSGSGFARYSFPGNWDPIRRALVAAAGPMGPPIAGAILIMVSRSFKAATLSLKILGGFLLFSVLVWVRSLFGIIAISILGIIILAMGLKAPRWLQGFIIQFLGVQACISTYHQLDYLFSYNAGSLGLSDTAQIQQQLLLPYWFWGGLMAAASLVILVQSLRFAYRDKGIEV from the coding sequence ATGAGTGAACCTGGAAAAGCCTTTAACTCTGGAACAACACAAGCTTCAGTGACTGTAGAACGGATGGGACTAACTTGGTTAGTTGGTGCTGCGGTTGCCACCGCTGTGTTGTGGCAAATTCCAGGTGGTGATTATATTTTGTATCCCTTCACGATTCTAGCAACCTGGTTCCACGAAATGGCACATGGTTTAATGGCTGTGCTATTGGGGGGAAGATTTCAGGAATTGCAGATATTTAGTAGTGGTTCTGGGTTTGCCAGGTATAGTTTTCCGGGAAATTGGGATCCCATCCGACGTGCATTGGTTGCTGCCGCAGGACCTATGGGACCACCGATTGCCGGGGCTATTTTGATTATGGTTTCCCGTAGCTTTAAAGCTGCCACATTAAGTCTGAAAATCCTAGGTGGATTCCTATTATTTTCCGTTCTAGTGTGGGTGCGATCGCTCTTTGGAATTATCGCTATTTCTATTCTCGGTATTATTATCCTGGCAATGGGTCTTAAGGCTCCCCGCTGGTTACAAGGCTTTATTATTCAATTTCTGGGTGTTCAAGCTTGTATTAGCACCTACCACCAATTAGATTATTTATTTAGTTATAATGCTGGTTCTTTGGGATTATCTGATACAGCCCAAATTCAGCAACAATTGCTTTTACCCTACTGGTTTTGGGGTGGTTTAATGGCTGCTGCCTCCCTAGTAATTTTGGTGCAGAGTTTACGTTTTGCTTATCGGGATAAAGGGATAGAAGTTTAG